The following are encoded together in the Nocardioides sp. Arc9.136 genome:
- a CDS encoding aminodeoxychorismate/anthranilate synthase component II, which yields MEAAPQSHRARLHSSQPARRTPSGPAARDVVVVDHHDSYTWSLVHLVARVTGSLPLVVQHDEVTADEVLAHEHVVLSPGPGRPDRPADFAVGREVLVAGTRPVLGVCLGMQGLVTTYGGRVERVRPAHGVVSRVTHDGRGVLAGLPQGFDAVRYHSLAATVVPDCLEVTARSEDGAVMGVRHRTLPLEGVQFHPESVLSEHGLRIVASFLGAAG from the coding sequence GTGGAAGCTGCCCCCCAGTCCCATCGGGCTCGCCTCCACTCCTCGCAGCCGGCCCGCCGGACCCCGAGCGGGCCCGCCGCCCGGGACGTCGTCGTCGTCGACCACCACGACTCCTACACGTGGAGCCTGGTCCACCTCGTCGCCCGGGTGACCGGCTCGCTGCCGCTCGTGGTCCAGCACGACGAGGTCACCGCGGACGAGGTCCTCGCGCACGAGCACGTCGTGCTCTCGCCCGGTCCCGGCCGCCCCGACCGGCCGGCCGACTTCGCGGTCGGCCGCGAGGTGCTGGTCGCGGGCACCCGCCCGGTGCTGGGCGTCTGCCTGGGCATGCAGGGCCTGGTGACGACGTACGGCGGGCGGGTCGAGCGGGTGCGGCCGGCGCACGGGGTGGTGTCCCGGGTGACCCACGACGGCCGTGGCGTCCTCGCCGGGCTGCCGCAGGGCTTCGACGCGGTGCGCTACCACTCGCTTGCCGCCACCGTCGTCCCCGACTGCCTCGAGGTCACCGCCCGCTCCGAGGACGGGGCGGTCATGGGGGTGCGCCACCGGACGCTGCCGCTCGAGGGCGTGCAGTTCCACCCCGAGTCGGTGCTCTCCGAGCACGGGCTGCGGATCGTCGCGTCGTTCCTCGGGGCCGCCGGATGA